A genomic region of Oncorhynchus masou masou isolate Uvic2021 unplaced genomic scaffold, UVic_Omas_1.1 unplaced_scaffold_1025, whole genome shotgun sequence contains the following coding sequences:
- the LOC135528722 gene encoding transmembrane protein 60-like, translating into MSLAQRVLLTWIFTLAFLIMLVLKLDGKVHWNWFLTFLPVWVFDGILLLMLLVKMVARCKAGHDPRNGSQDLKKEAWYLASMLLKLGFCLTLCARLEKLTHIKLTFVCIPLWCMLLGAMVELGYNIFPDRREA; encoded by the coding sequence ATGTCTCTCGCTCAGAGAGTCCTCCTCACCTGGATCTTCACCCTGGCCTTCCTCATCATGCTCGTCCTCAAACTCGATGGCAAAGTCCACTGGAACTGGTTCCTCACCTTTCTACCCGTATGGGTCTTCGACGgcatcctcctcctcatgttactcGTCAAGATGGTCGCCAGGTGTAAAGCGGGACACGACCCTCGTAACGGCTCCCAGGACCTGAAGAAGGAGGCCTGGTACCTGGCGTCCATGCTGCTGAAGCTGGGCTTCTGTCTGACGCTGTGCGCCCGGCTGGAGAAGCTTACCCATATCAAGCTCACCTTTGTGTGTATTCCTCTGTGGTGCATGTTGCTGGGAGCCATGGTGGAGCTGGGCTATAACATCTTCCCCGACAGGAGAGAGGCATGA